The following is a genomic window from candidate division KSB1 bacterium.
GGATGAGCCTGAAGAGCTGGAGAGAGCTTCCCACCGGCGGGGTCATCTTGGAAGCAGGCAATGCCGCAGAGTACAAGACAGGTTCGTGGCGTGCCTTTAAGCCAGTGTGGATTGAGGAACGCTGCATTCAATGCTTGTTCTGTTGGCTCTATTGCCCGGAGCCCGCAGTAAAAGTGGTGGATGGCAAGATGCAGGGCTTTGATTATGACTACTGTAAGGGATGCGGCATCTGTGCGAAGGAGTGCCCTGAGAAGGCCCACGCAATCGAAATGGTGCCGGAATTTTAGTGGCGCGGAGGAGGAATGGCGCAAGTCATTGCCCTTACGGGAAATGAGGCGGTTGCCGAGGCAATGCGGCAAATAAACCCGGATGTGGTGGCTGCCTATCCGATTACGCCTCAAACCGAGTTGATGCACCGCTTCGCGGAGTTTCATGCCGATGGACTGGTGGACACAGAGTTGGTGTTGGTCGAGTCTGAGCACAGCGCCATGAGCGCCACGGTGGGTGCCTCTGCAGCAGGAGCCAGGGCGATGACTGCCACCAGCTCGCAGGGGTTGGCACTGATGTGGGAGGTGGTCTACATCGCCGCCTCTCTGCGTCTGCCCATCGTGATGGCGGTGGTAAATCGGGCGCTGAGCGGCAACATCAACATTCACTGCGACCACTCTGACACCATGGGCTGCCGCGATTCGGGATGGATTCAGCTCTTTTCCGAAAACGGGCAGGAGGCGTACGACAACACCCTCATGGCCGTCAAGATCGCCGAGGACCGGCGCGTGTTGCTGCCAGTGATGGTCACTTTGGACGGCTTCATCATCAGCCACACCGTGGAACGGTTGGAAATCCTCGACGACCAGCAGGTGAGAGAGTTTGTTGGCACTTACCGGCCGGAGCGTTACCTTCTGGACGTGGACCATCCTTTCACGATAGGCCCCTTGGACTTGCAGGACTACTATTTCGAGCACAAGCGGCAGGAGATTGAAGCGCAGCAGCAGGCCCTAGGAGTGATCGAGGAGGTATCGGCACATTACCAGCGCCTGTCGGGCAGGG
Proteins encoded in this region:
- the porD gene encoding pyruvate synthase subunit PorD, which translates into the protein MSLKSWRELPTGGVILEAGNAAEYKTGSWRAFKPVWIEERCIQCLFCWLYCPEPAVKVVDGKMQGFDYDYCKGCGICAKECPEKAHAIEMVPEF
- the porA gene encoding pyruvate ferredoxin oxidoreductase: MAQVIALTGNEAVAEAMRQINPDVVAAYPITPQTELMHRFAEFHADGLVDTELVLVESEHSAMSATVGASAAGARAMTATSSQGLALMWEVVYIAASLRLPIVMAVVNRALSGNINIHCDHSDTMGCRDSGWIQLFSENGQEAYDNTLMAVKIAEDRRVLLPVMVTLDGFIISHTVERLEILDDQQVREFVGTYRPERYLLDVDHPFTIGPLDLQDYYFEHKRQEIEAQQQALGVIEEVSAHYQRLSGRACGLIEEYRMEDAERAVVAMGSTCGTAKVVVDELRAQGEAVGLVKVRCYRPFPYERLVAALSRVKAVAVLDRAVSFGAKGGPLYGDVRAALFSNNGHRDVKAIDYIYGLGGRDLEPEHIHQVYADLRQIIATGRVAFEVGYLGLRE